Proteins encoded together in one Hevea brasiliensis isolate MT/VB/25A 57/8 chromosome 16, ASM3005281v1, whole genome shotgun sequence window:
- the LOC131169227 gene encoding elicitor-responsive protein 3-like, which yields MPLGTVEVLLVGAKGLENTDFLNGVDPYVVLACRTQEQKSSVASGKGSEPEWNEKFSFEVSDGDTELTLKIMDSDVGAADDFVGEATIPLEPLFLEGNLPSTAYKVVKEQEYKGEITVGLTFTPEVEMDNVGVDGYDFRL from the exons ATGCCTCTAGGAACTGTTGAAGTCCTACTTGTTGGTGCTAAGGGTCTTGAAAACACTGATTTTCTCA ATGGCGTGGACCCTTATGTCGTCCTCGCTTGCCGTACCCAGGAGCAGAAAAGCAGTGTTGCTTCAG GGAAAGGGAGTGAACCAGAATGGAATGAGAAATTCTCATTTGAGGTATCAGATGGTGACACAGAACTCACATTGAAAATCATGGACAGTGATGTTGGTGCTGCAGATGATTTTGTTGGAGAAGCAAC CATTCCCCTTGAGCCATTGTTTTTGGAAGGAAACCTCCCATCTACGGCGTACAAAGTTGTCAAAGAACAAGAATACAAGGGAGAGATTACAGTGGGCCTCACCTTCACCCCAGAG GTAGAGATGGACAACGTCGGAGTGGATGGATACGATTTTCGGTTATAA
- the LOC110643510 gene encoding uncharacterized protein LOC110643510, with the protein MVPEDSPEELPDGWTVQFNVLKTGRKIKYYVNSGTGQKFFSKDDFICHIKAQSTQLNQPQPAKSSIRRPTINNQMHQIMEDTNEHPEWLPHGWIVELRTRQSGFASGKIYKCYVDISTGCKFYSKPEVLRYLETVKQKSCTLKQKETLMSVLPENKPSSEAKMEKQKHTATGQQLCSGKGTSDVGSTSSSEAESLKKSGGKTVSTVTTLTAVATIDIPSQEIPRDNVEGNGAECKENYNGKWSAQTKAEVSERNQDKTISPVGGHGLLFPEADNKQEQNLPESGTRRDESYKRKAQNSLSKFSNKKSLYLPRCVFEASSCD; encoded by the exons ATGGTTCCGGAGGACTCGCCAGAGGAGCTTCCTGACGGATGGACTGTACAATTCAATGTTCTAAAGACGGGTCGCAAAATTAAG TATTATGTGAACTCTGGAACTGGTCAAAAATTCTTCTCCAAGGATGATTTTATATGCCATATTAAAGCACAAAGTACTCAACTTAACCAGCCACAACCAGCTAAGAGTTCCATCAGAAGGCCAACAATTAATAACCAGATGCAT CAGATTATGGAAGATACAAATGAACATCCTGAATGGTTACCTCACGGTTGGATTGTGGAGTTGAGAACCAGACAAAGTGGCTTTGCAAGCGGAAAAATATACAAG TGTTATGTTGATATTTCTACTGGCTGCAAATTCTATTCCAAGCCAGAGGTGCTTCGATATCTGGAAACTGTGAAGCAGAAAAGTTGCACATTAAAGCAAAAGGAAACACTCATGAGTGTGCTCCCTGAAAACAAA CCATCATCTGAAGCtaaaatggagaaacaaaagcacACTGCTACTGGGCAACAGCTTTGTTCAG GTAAGGGGACTTCTGATGTGGGCAGCACTTCATCTTCAGAAGCTGAGTCCTTAAAGAAAAGCGGAGGCAAAACTGTATCCACTGTAACTACACTTACTGCGGTTGCCACAATTGATATACCTTCACAAGAGATTCCAAGAGATAATGTGGAGGGTAATGGAGCTGAATGCAAGGAAAACTATAATGGAAAATGGTCAGCACAAACAAAGGCTGAAGTTTCTGAGAGAAACCAAGACAAAACCATCAGCCCTGTTGGTGGCCATGGACTTTTATTTCCGGAAGCTGATAACAAGCAAGAGCAGAACTTGCCTGAGAGTGGGACAAGGAGGGATGAAAGCTACAAAAGAAAAGCTCAGAATAGTTTGAGCAAGTTCAGTAACAAGAAAAGTCTTTACTTGCCTCGCTGCGTTTTCGAAGCGTCTAGCTGCGATTGA
- the LOC110643522 gene encoding uncharacterized protein LOC110643522, with amino-acid sequence MALQEKLDRFKKQQEKCQSTLTSIAAKAGPSKSASIQKRTPVAASPLTNPRTPGPPVKFSNDTERLQHINSIRKGPVGAQIKRVIDLLLETRQAFTPEQINEACYVDVNSNKAVFDSLRNNPKVNYDGKRFSYKSKHDLKDKNQLLVLIRKFPEGIAVIDLKDAYPTVMEDLQALKAAGQIWLLSNFDSQEDIAYPNDPRAVIKVDDELKQLFRGIELPRDMLDIEKDLQKNGMKPATNTAKRRAAAQVQGISSKPKIKKKKHEISKRTKLTNAHLPELFRNLGS; translated from the exons ATGGCGCTGCAAGAAAAATTAGATAGATTCAAGAAGCAACAAGAGAAGTGCCAGTCGACCCTCACCAGCATTGCAGCCAAAGCAGGGCCTTCTAAATCTGCTTCAATTCAAAAACGTACACCTGTAGCTGCATCACCATTAACAAATCCTAGGACTCCAGGTCCACCTGTCAAATTTTCAAATGACACAGAGAGACTACAACACATCAACAGTATTCGGAAAGGCCCTGTTGGAGCTCAGATCAAGCGTGTTATAGACCTGCTGCTAGAG ACAAGGCAAGCTTTTACACCCGAACAAATAAATGAAGCATGTTATGTTGATGTGAACTCCAACAAAGCTGTATTTGACAGTTTGAGGAACAACCCAAAAGTGAACTATGATGGGAAGCGCTTCTCTTACAAG TCCAAGCATGATTTGAAGGACAAGAATCAGCTACTTGTCTTGATACGGAAATTTCCTGAGGGCATTGCTGTCATTGATCTCAAGGATGCATACCCAACTGTGATGGAGGATTTGCAG GCTTTGAAAGCTGCTGGCCAGATATGGTTGCTATCAAACTTTGATTCACAGGAGGATATTGCATACCCAAATGACCCCAGGGCAGTTATTAAGGTGGATGATGAACTTAAACAGCTCTTTCGGGGGATTGAATTGCCTCGTGATATGCTTGACATTGAGAAGGATCTACAGAAGAATGGCATGAAACCTGCCACAAACACGGCAAAGAGGAGGGCTGCAGCCCAGGTGCAGGGCATTTCCTCCAAGCCaaagataaagaagaagaaacaTGAGATCAGCAAGAGGACTAAGCTGACAAATGCACATCTTCCAGAGCTTTTTCGAAACCTTGGTTCTTAG
- the LOC110643520 gene encoding probable DEAD-box ATP-dependent RNA helicase 48 isoform X2, with product MHSPIFLQRSRTISDHLRTRLFARLMGGGPRTFPGGLNKWQWKRLHEKRAREKEKRLLEQEKQLYQARVRSQLRARLAGKSEQDSGPDTNTTSYSPMTPKDHIKALADRFMKEGAEDLWNENDGPLKPPLKNSIEKPRPIGPNQQPGSINSPIDLRKLISEARNVSQDCENFSKSYNYTKTRDYSAQRSSYNRGFSSPKLRRFRRNGSSSSDDEDEDYGFDSYNEGERRGRSAGEIGGRAALRKYDVKTTKRVPLKELEKESDFAKEVELIRHELGKKKLAENEGEKSETGEEESILSQKRFDECGLSPLTVKALTAAGYVQMTRVQEATLSVCLDGKDALVKAKTGTGKTAAFLLPAIEAVLKAKSGNANPRVSSVYILIICPTRELASQIAAEANAMLKYHDGIGVQTLVGGTRFKDDQKRLESDPCQIIVATPGRLLDHIENKGGLSVHLMGLKMLILDEADYLLDLGFRKDVEKIVDCLPRQRQSLLFSATIPKEVRRISQLVLKREHAFIDTLGLGCLETPAKVRQSFLVVPHELHFQVVHYFLKEHIRRTPDYKVIVFCTTGMVTSLMYMLLREMKMNVREMHSRKPQLYRARVSDEFKESKRSILVTSDVSARGMNYPDVTLVIQAGIPADREQYIHRLGRTGREGKDGEGILLLAPWEEYFLNELEDLPLDKLPLPNVDRETKLKVEDSMSKIDSSVKEAAYHAWLGYYNSIREIGRDKTTLVELANRFSESIGLQRPPHLFRKTALKMGLKDIPGIRIRA from the exons ATGCACTCGCCAATTTTCCTCCAACGCTCCAGAACCATCTCAGACCACCTCCGAACCCGATTATTTGCCCGGCTCATGGGTGGAGGTCCGCGGACCTTCCCTGGTGGCCTAAACAAATGGCAGTGGAAACGCCTCCACGAGAAAAGAGCTAGAGAGAAAGAAAAAAGACTACTCGAGCAAGAGAAACAACTATACCAAGCCCGAGTCCGCTCCCAACTCCGAGCCAGACTCGCGGGAAAATCTGAGCAGGATTCCGGCCCGGATACGAACACCACTTCTTACAGCCCCATGACCCCAAAGGACCACATCAAAGCCCTCGCGGATCGTTTCATGAAAGAAGGAGCTGAAGACTTATGGAATGAAAACGACGGCCCGTTGAAACCTCCGTTGAAGAATTCAATTGAAAAGCCAAGGCCAATTGGGCCGAATCAACAGCCGGGATCGATCAATTCGCCTATTGATTTGAGGAAACTGATATCAGAGGCACGTAATGTATCGCAGGATTGCGAAAATTTTAGCAAGTCTTATAATTACACAAAAACAAGGGATTATTCGGCGCAGAGAAGTTCATATAATAGGGGCTTCTCTTCTCCTAAACTGAGGAGATTTCGGAGAAATGGGAGTTCTTCCAGCGATGACGAGGATGAAGATTATGGATTTGATTCGTATAACGAGGGGGAAAGGCGAGGGAGAAGTGCAGGGGAGATCGGGGGTAGAGCTGCTTTGAGGAAGTATGATGTGAAGACAACGAAAAGAGTGCCATTGAAGGAGCTTGAGAAGGAGTCGGATTTTGCCAAGGAGGTGGAGTTGATTAGACATGAGCTTGGGAAGAAAAAGTTGGCTGAAAATGAAGGCGAGAAGAGTGAGACAGGTGAGGAGGAATCCATTCTCAGTCAGAAAAG ATTTGACGAATGTGGTTTATCACCATTGACTGTGAAGGCACTTACAGCAGCTGGTTATGTTCAAATGACCAGAGTGCAGGAGGCTACTTTGTCTGTTTGCCTTGATG GCAAGGATGCTTTGGTTAAAGCCAAGACTGGGACAGGCAAAACTGCAGCTTTTTTG CTTCCTGCAATTGAAGCAGTTTTGAAAGCAAAAAGTGGCAATGCCAATCCACGGGTGTCTTCAGTTTACATTCTTATTATCTGTCCGACAAGAGAATTGGCAAGTCAAATAGCTGCAGAAGCAAATGCTATGCTGAAATACCATGATGGCATAGGCGTGCAAACACTAGTTGGAGGTACGCGTTTCAAAGATGATCAGAAGCGCTTAGAATCAGATCCATGCCAG ATAATTGTTGCAACTCCTGGTCGGCTGCTGGATCACATTGAGAACAAAGGTGGTTTATCTGTGCATTTGATGGGCTTGAAGATGCTTATACTTGATGAAGCTGATTATCTACTAGACCTGGGGTTTCGAAAAGATGTGGAAAAAATTGTAGATTGTTTGCCCCGGCAGAGGCAATCCTTGCTTTTCTCAGCAACAATTCCAAAAGAG GTTCGCCGAATTTCTCAGCTTGTATTGAAAAGAGAGCATGCTTTTATTGATACGCTGGGCCTGGGTTGTCTAGAAACTCCTGCTAAG GTTAGGCAGTCTTTCCTGGTTGTTCCGCATGAATTGCATTTTCAAGTAGTGCATTATTTCTTGAAGGAGCATATCCGACGAACACCTGATTACAAG GTCATTGTTTTCTGCACAACTGGGATGGTAACATCACTCATGTATATGCTTCTCCGGGAAATGAAAATGAATGTTAGGGAGATGCACTCTAGAAAACCTCAGTTATACAGAGCTCGAGTCTCTGATGAATTCAAGGAATCCAAACGATCAATTCTTgttacatctgatgtttcagcgcGCGGAATGAACTATCCTGATGTTACTTTGGTAATTCAG GCTGGTATTCCTGCTGATCGGGAGCAATATATCCATCGTCTTGGAAGAACAGGGCGTGAGGGCAAAGATGGAGAAGGAATCTTATTGCTTGCTCCATGGGAAGAATATTtcctgaatgagttggaagatcTGCCTCTTGATAAACTTCCTTTACCTAATGTAGATCGAGAAACTAAACTTAAG GTAGAGGATTCAATGTCAAAGATTGATAGTAGTGTCAAAGAAGCAGCATATCATGCTTGGCTAGGTTATTATAATTCAATCAGGGAAATTGGCAGGGATAAAACAACTCTTGTTGAGCTAGCCAATCGATTTTCTGAGTCAATAGGTTTACAAAGGCCACCTCATTTGTTCAGGAAAACAGCACTAAAAATGGGTTTGAAAGACATCCCTGGCATACGAATTCGAGCATGA
- the LOC110643520 gene encoding probable DEAD-box ATP-dependent RNA helicase 48 isoform X1 — protein MHSPIFLQRSRTISDHLRTRLFARLMGGGPRTFPGGLNKWQWKRLHEKRAREKEKRLLEQEKQLYQARVRSQLRARLAGKSEQDSGPDTNTTSYSPMTPKDHIKALADRFMKEGAEDLWNENDGPLKPPLKNSIEKPRPIGPNQQPGSINSPIDLRKLISEARNVSQDCENFSKSYNYTKTRDYSAQRSSYNRGFSSPKLRRFRRNGSSSSDDEDEDYGFDSYNEGERRGRSAGEIGGRAALRKYDVKTTKRVPLKELEKESDFAKEVELIRHELGKKKLAENEGEKSETGEEESILSQKRFDECGLSPLTVKALTAAGYVQMTRVQEATLSVCLDAGKDALVKAKTGTGKTAAFLLPAIEAVLKAKSGNANPRVSSVYILIICPTRELASQIAAEANAMLKYHDGIGVQTLVGGTRFKDDQKRLESDPCQIIVATPGRLLDHIENKGGLSVHLMGLKMLILDEADYLLDLGFRKDVEKIVDCLPRQRQSLLFSATIPKEVRRISQLVLKREHAFIDTLGLGCLETPAKVRQSFLVVPHELHFQVVHYFLKEHIRRTPDYKVIVFCTTGMVTSLMYMLLREMKMNVREMHSRKPQLYRARVSDEFKESKRSILVTSDVSARGMNYPDVTLVIQAGIPADREQYIHRLGRTGREGKDGEGILLLAPWEEYFLNELEDLPLDKLPLPNVDRETKLKVEDSMSKIDSSVKEAAYHAWLGYYNSIREIGRDKTTLVELANRFSESIGLQRPPHLFRKTALKMGLKDIPGIRIRA, from the exons ATGCACTCGCCAATTTTCCTCCAACGCTCCAGAACCATCTCAGACCACCTCCGAACCCGATTATTTGCCCGGCTCATGGGTGGAGGTCCGCGGACCTTCCCTGGTGGCCTAAACAAATGGCAGTGGAAACGCCTCCACGAGAAAAGAGCTAGAGAGAAAGAAAAAAGACTACTCGAGCAAGAGAAACAACTATACCAAGCCCGAGTCCGCTCCCAACTCCGAGCCAGACTCGCGGGAAAATCTGAGCAGGATTCCGGCCCGGATACGAACACCACTTCTTACAGCCCCATGACCCCAAAGGACCACATCAAAGCCCTCGCGGATCGTTTCATGAAAGAAGGAGCTGAAGACTTATGGAATGAAAACGACGGCCCGTTGAAACCTCCGTTGAAGAATTCAATTGAAAAGCCAAGGCCAATTGGGCCGAATCAACAGCCGGGATCGATCAATTCGCCTATTGATTTGAGGAAACTGATATCAGAGGCACGTAATGTATCGCAGGATTGCGAAAATTTTAGCAAGTCTTATAATTACACAAAAACAAGGGATTATTCGGCGCAGAGAAGTTCATATAATAGGGGCTTCTCTTCTCCTAAACTGAGGAGATTTCGGAGAAATGGGAGTTCTTCCAGCGATGACGAGGATGAAGATTATGGATTTGATTCGTATAACGAGGGGGAAAGGCGAGGGAGAAGTGCAGGGGAGATCGGGGGTAGAGCTGCTTTGAGGAAGTATGATGTGAAGACAACGAAAAGAGTGCCATTGAAGGAGCTTGAGAAGGAGTCGGATTTTGCCAAGGAGGTGGAGTTGATTAGACATGAGCTTGGGAAGAAAAAGTTGGCTGAAAATGAAGGCGAGAAGAGTGAGACAGGTGAGGAGGAATCCATTCTCAGTCAGAAAAG ATTTGACGAATGTGGTTTATCACCATTGACTGTGAAGGCACTTACAGCAGCTGGTTATGTTCAAATGACCAGAGTGCAGGAGGCTACTTTGTCTGTTTGCCTTGATG CAGGCAAGGATGCTTTGGTTAAAGCCAAGACTGGGACAGGCAAAACTGCAGCTTTTTTG CTTCCTGCAATTGAAGCAGTTTTGAAAGCAAAAAGTGGCAATGCCAATCCACGGGTGTCTTCAGTTTACATTCTTATTATCTGTCCGACAAGAGAATTGGCAAGTCAAATAGCTGCAGAAGCAAATGCTATGCTGAAATACCATGATGGCATAGGCGTGCAAACACTAGTTGGAGGTACGCGTTTCAAAGATGATCAGAAGCGCTTAGAATCAGATCCATGCCAG ATAATTGTTGCAACTCCTGGTCGGCTGCTGGATCACATTGAGAACAAAGGTGGTTTATCTGTGCATTTGATGGGCTTGAAGATGCTTATACTTGATGAAGCTGATTATCTACTAGACCTGGGGTTTCGAAAAGATGTGGAAAAAATTGTAGATTGTTTGCCCCGGCAGAGGCAATCCTTGCTTTTCTCAGCAACAATTCCAAAAGAG GTTCGCCGAATTTCTCAGCTTGTATTGAAAAGAGAGCATGCTTTTATTGATACGCTGGGCCTGGGTTGTCTAGAAACTCCTGCTAAG GTTAGGCAGTCTTTCCTGGTTGTTCCGCATGAATTGCATTTTCAAGTAGTGCATTATTTCTTGAAGGAGCATATCCGACGAACACCTGATTACAAG GTCATTGTTTTCTGCACAACTGGGATGGTAACATCACTCATGTATATGCTTCTCCGGGAAATGAAAATGAATGTTAGGGAGATGCACTCTAGAAAACCTCAGTTATACAGAGCTCGAGTCTCTGATGAATTCAAGGAATCCAAACGATCAATTCTTgttacatctgatgtttcagcgcGCGGAATGAACTATCCTGATGTTACTTTGGTAATTCAG GCTGGTATTCCTGCTGATCGGGAGCAATATATCCATCGTCTTGGAAGAACAGGGCGTGAGGGCAAAGATGGAGAAGGAATCTTATTGCTTGCTCCATGGGAAGAATATTtcctgaatgagttggaagatcTGCCTCTTGATAAACTTCCTTTACCTAATGTAGATCGAGAAACTAAACTTAAG GTAGAGGATTCAATGTCAAAGATTGATAGTAGTGTCAAAGAAGCAGCATATCATGCTTGGCTAGGTTATTATAATTCAATCAGGGAAATTGGCAGGGATAAAACAACTCTTGTTGAGCTAGCCAATCGATTTTCTGAGTCAATAGGTTTACAAAGGCCACCTCATTTGTTCAGGAAAACAGCACTAAAAATGGGTTTGAAAGACATCCCTGGCATACGAATTCGAGCATGA
- the LOC110643513 gene encoding tyrosine-sulfated glycopeptide receptor 1 produces MMGTVMICVKDNNFVAFACLGYLKVPRPGESRGPSSSSSVMVLLVLAVILVLSLPSCHASAACNQHDYDSLLPFFSNISSSPLKWSPSIDCCLWEGIECGGTGRVTRLWLPFKGLSGILSPSLANLAYLSQLNLSHNRLFGTLPAGFFSSLDNLQILDLSYNRLHGELPSNDNNTANIAIRIVDLSSNRFSGVIPSNSFLQFARNLSSFNVSNNSFTGQIPSNICIVSFLSITALDFSYNDFSGSIPSGIGQCSNLRNFSAGFNNLSGTIPDDIYNVVLLEQLSLPLNNLSGTISDSLANLSNLRVLDLYSNQLIGSIPRDIGNLSKLEQLQLHINNLTGSLPPSLMNCTKLVTLNLRVNFLVGELSAYNFSRLQQLSILDLGNNNFTGRLPTSLYACKSLKAVRLAYNQLEGQILPDIQALESLSFLSVSYNNLTNLTGAIQIMMGCKNLTTLILSVNFMNETIPDEDTINSSGFQNLQVLGLGASQLSGQVPTWLAKLKNLEVLDLSFNQITGFIPSWLASLPNLFYIDLSGNLLSGEFPKELAGLPTLASQGTSELFGRSYFPLPVFAQPNNATYQYSQLYNLPPAIILGNNHLSGDIPVEIGQLKFIHVLCLNNNNFSGNIPDQISNLTNLEQLDLSGNHLSGEIPASLKGLHFLSSFSVRDNNLQGPIPSGGQFDTFPLSSFTGNPGLCGQILQRSCSNYSSDSGLVHPTAPQSKNAKLVVGLVLGSCFGTGLLIATLALWILSKRRIIPGGDTDNIQIDTLSSNSGLPPEADKDTSLVILFPNNTDGLKDLTISELLKATDNFNQANIIGCGGFGLVYKATLANGTKLAIKKLSGEMGLMEREYKAEVEALSTAQHENLVSLQGYCVYEGFRLLLYSYMENGSLDYWLHEKADGAAQLDWPTRLKIARGTSCGLSYMHQICEPHIVHRDIKSSNILLDEKFEAHVADFGLSRLILPYHTHVTTELVGTLGYIPPEYGQAWIATLRGDMYSFGVVMLELLTGKRPVEVFKPKMSRELVGWVHQMRSDGKQDQIFDPLLRGKGFDDEMLQVLDVACMCVNQNPFKRPTINEVVEWLKNVGSQKNQNKD; encoded by the coding sequence ATGATGGGGACGGTCATGATTTGTGTTAAAGACAACAACTTTGTTGCCTTTGCTTGCTTGGGTTATTTAAAAGTACCAAGACCAGGAGAATCAAGAGGGCCTTCTTCCTCCTCCTCAGTCATGGTCTTGTTGGTTCTGGCAGTAATATTAGTACTGTCACTGCCTTCTTGCCATGCTTCAGCTGCCTGCAATCAACATGATTATGATTCTCTCTTGCCCTTCTTCTCCAACATATCATCTTCTCCTTTGAAATGGTCACCTTCCATTGATTGCTGTCTCTGGGAAGGAATTGAGTGCGGCGGAACAGGTCGCGTCACTCGTCTGTGGCTCCCCTTTAAGGGCCTCAGTGGCATCCTTTCTCCTTCTCTAGCTAATCTCGCTTAtctatctcaactcaatctctccCATAATCGCCTCTTCGGTACTCTCCCTGCTGGATTCTTCTCTTCTCTTGATAATCTCCAGATTCTTGATCTGAGCTACAATAGGCTACATGGGGAATTACCATCCAATGATAATAACACCGCCAACATCGCCATCCGGATAGTGGATTTGTCTAGCAACCGCTTCAGTGGGGTAATTCCATCCAACTCATTTCTCCAGTTTGCTAGGAATTTGAGTAGCTTCAATGTTAGCAACAATAGCTTCACAGGCCAAATTCCATCCAACATCTGCATTGTTTCTTTTCTGTCCATCACAGCACTAGACTTCTCCTACAACGATTTCAGTGGTAGTATTCCCTCTGGAATAGGGCAATGTTCCAATCTTAGGAATTTTTCTGCAGGTTTTAATAATCTCTCAGGGACAATTCCTGATGATATTTACAACGTTGTCTTGCTTGAACAACTCTCCTTACCTCTCAACAACCTGTCTGGCACCATCAGTGATTCTCTGGCCAATCTCAGCAATCTCAGGGTTCTTGATCTCTACTCCAATCAATTGATAGGGTCTATACCCCGAGATATTGGCAACCTCTCCAAATTGGAACAGTTGCAGCTTCACATCAACAATCTCACAGGTTCTCTGCCTCCATCTCTGATGAATTGTACCAAACTAGTGACATTGAATTTGCGGGTCAATTTCTTGGTAGGGGAACTCTCTGCGTATAATTTCTCCAGACTTCAACAACTTAGCATCCTTGATCTCGGCAACAATAACTTCACAGGTAGGCTGCCCACTAGCCTTTATGCATGTAAATCACTAAAAGCAGTTAGACTTGCCTATAATCAGCTGGAGGGACAGATTTTACCAGACATACAAGCACTAGAATCTTTGTCTTTCCTGTCAGTTTCTTACAACAACCTAACCAACCTTACTGGTGCCATCCAAATTATGATGGGTTGCAAGAATCTCACCACTCTCATCCTCTCAGTGAATTTCATGAATGAAACCATACCAGATGAAGACACAATAAACTCAAGTGGATTCCAGAACCTCCAGGTTTTGGGGCTGGGTGCTTCGCAACTCTCTGGTCAAGTGCCCACCTGGCTAGCCAAGCTCAAGAACCTAGAGGTCTTGGACCTCTCTTTTAATCAAATCACAGGTTTTATTCCCAGTTGGTTGGCTAGTCTACCAAACCTTTTCTACATAGACTTGTCTGGTAACCTCCTATCAGGAGAATTTCCCAAGGAACTTGCAGGATTGCCAACACTAGCATCACAAGGAACTAGTGAACTATTTGGCCGGAGTTATTTTCCGCTGCCTGTGTTTGCCCAGCCCAATAATGCTACCTATCAGTACAGTCAGCTGTATAACCTGCCACCAGCTATAATCTTGGGAAACAACCACCTTAGTGGCGATATCCCAGTAGAGATTGGCCAATTGAAGTTTATTCATGTGCTATGTTTGAATAATAACAACTTCTCTGGCAATATtcctgatcaaatatcaaacctcaCCAACTTAGAGCAATTGGATCTCTCTGGAAACCACCTATCTGGAGAAATTCCTGCATCACTCAAAGGTCTCCATTTCTTGTCTTCATTTAGTGTCAGAGATAACAATCTTCAAGGACCTATACCATCCGGAGGTCAGTTTGATACTTTTCCTCTTTCCAGCTTTACAGGGAATCCAGGGTTGTGTGGTCAAATTCTACAACGTTCTTGCTCCAATTATTCATCAGATTCAGGACTTGTCCATCCTACAGCACCTCAAAGCAAAAACGCAAAACTGGTTGTTGGACTTGTCCTTGGAAGCTGTTTTGGGACTGGTCTATTAATTGCAACGCTAGCTTTGTGGATATTGTCGAAGAGAAGGATCATTCCTGGAGGGGACACTGACAACATACAGATAGATACACTTTCTAGCAACTCCGGATTGCCTCCGGAGGCTGACAAGGATACTAGCCTGGTTATATTGTTCCCTAACAATACTGATGGGCTTAAGGATCTGACAATATCTGAACTCTTAAAAGCCACTGATAACTTCAATCAAGCAAACATTATTGGTTGTGGGGGTTTTGGTTTGGTTTATAAAGCAACACTGGCAAATGGGACCAAGCTGGCTATCAAGAAACTCTCAGGAGAAATGGGTCTCATGGAAAGGGAATACAAAGCAGAGGTAGAGGCTCTGTCCACAGCCCAACATGAGAACCTGGTTTCATTGCAAGGTTATTGTGTGTACGAGGGTTTTAGGCTGCTTTTGTATTCCTATATGGAGAATGGAAGTTTGGATTACTGGTTACATGAGAAAGCTGATGGTGCAGCACAGTTAGATTGGCCTACTCGATTGAAGATTGCTAGGGGAACAAGCTGTGGTCTGTCTTACATGCACCAAATATGTGAACCCCACATTGTTCATCGTGATATCAAGTCCAGCAACATCCTTCTTGATGAAAAGTTTGAAGCACATGTAGCAGATTTTGGATTGTCCAGGTTGATTCTTCCTTATCATACTCATGTTACAACCGAGCTTGTTGGTACTCTGGGTTATATTCCTCCAGAGTATGGGCAAGCATGGATAGCCACATTGAGAGGAGACATGTATAGTTTTGGGGTTGTTATGCTTGAGCTGCTGACAGGGAAGAGGCCTGTGGAGGTATTCAAGCCAAAGATGTCAAGAGAACTAGTTGGCTGGGTCCACCAAATGAGGAGTGATGGCAAACAAGACCAAATCTTTGATCCTCTCCTGAGAGGAAAGGGCTTTGATGATGAGATGCTCCAAGTGCTAGATGTGGCCTGCATGTGTGTTAACCAGAACCCTTTCAAGAGGCCAACCATCAATGAAGTTGTTGAGTGGTTGAAGAATGTAGGCTCACAAAAAAACCAAAATAAGGATTAA